The genomic stretch CGGCCAGCCCGGTGGCGAGGTCGTGGCGCGGGCGCCAGCCCAGCTCGCGCTCGATCAGCCCGCACGCCAGATCGTAGCGGCGGTCGTGGCCGGGCCGGTCGGCGACGTGGGTGATCAGCTGCCGGTGCGGCACGTGGGGCGAGCCGGGGAAGCGGGCGTCGAGCAGGTCGCACAGCGCGTGGACCAGCGCGAGGTTGGTCGGCTGGTTGCCGCCGCCGACGTGGTAGGTCGCGCCCGGCCGGCCGCGCTCGACGATCGCGACGATCGCGGCGCAGTGATCCTCGACGTGCAGCCAGTCGCGGACCTGCTGGCCGTCGCCGTAGACCGGCAGCGGCTTGCCCGCGAGCGCGTTGGCGATCATCAGCGGGACGAGCTTCTCGGGGAACTGGTACGGGCCGTAGTTGTTCGAGCAGTTCGAGATCGTGACCGGCAGCCCGTAGGTCGTGGCGTAGGCCCGGACCAGGTGATCCGAGGCGGCCTTCGACGCGGCGTACGGCGAGCGCGGCGCGTAGGCCGCGCCCTCGGCTACCGGCGCCGCGTCGGGCGCGAGCGAGCCGTAGACCTCGTCGGTCGAGACGTGGTGGAAGCGCACGACCGTCGGGTCGCGGTCGCGCCAGGCCGCGCGCGCGGCCTCGAGCAGCGTGAACGTGCCGACCACGTTGGTGTGCACGAACGCGCCGGGTCCGGTGATCGAGCGATCGACGTGGGACTCGGCCGCGAAGTGGACGATCGTATCGAACCCGTGCTCGGCCAGCAGCCGATCGACCAGCGGGCGGTCGGTGATGTCGCCGTGGACCAGCGCGTGGCGCGCGGGATCGGGCAGGTCACGCAGGTTCTCGCGGCTGCCGGCGTAGGTCAGCGCGTCGAGATCGACGATCGTGACCGCGGGTCGGGCCGCGAGCAGGTGACGCACGAAGTTCGAGCCGATGAACCCGGCGCCGCCGGTGACGAGCACGCGCTGCAAGATCCAGGATTTTCACCACGCCCGGGCGCGCGGCTCAAGCGCCCTGACCACGGAGCGATCGATGGGCCGGCCCAGCGACCGGATCGCCGCGGCCCTGGGGGTAGAGTGCCGCCGTGCTCGATCGCCGGACCGCCCTCGCGATCACCGCCGCGCTGGTGGTCGGGCTCGCGCTGCGCCTGCACGGCTGGGTCGGCACGATCGCCGCCGACGACCTGACCCACACCTGGGCCGCGGCCCACGTGTGGGACCAGCCGATCGAGCCCGACATGCCGCTGCCGATGGGCTACGACGTCAACGGCCGGCGGGTCGGCGTGAACCTGCCGCTGGCGGTGGGCGCCGCGATCGGCGGCCCGACCGAGCGCAGCTTCGCGGCGGTCACGCTGGTCGAGTCGCTCGTGGGCCTGCTCCTGTGCGCGGCCTGGGCCGGCGCCCTGGGCGGCCGGCGCGCGGCGGCGCTGGCGGCCTGGCTGGCCGCGGTCGCGCCGATCGAGGTGTGGAACTCGACCTTGATCCTCCAGGACGTGCTGTTCGCTGCCGGCCTGGCCGCGGCGATGGCGGGGCTGGCGTGGGGCGCGCGCACCGGCCGGGCGCGGTGGTGGTTCGTCGCCGGGCTCGGCTTCGGCTACCTGCAGTACGTCAAGGAGAGCGCGGCGATCCTGGTCGCCGCGCTGGTCGTCGTCGGCGCCGTGCGCTCGGTCCGCGCGCGCCGGCTCGATCGCGGGACGTTGTGGCTGCTCGCCGGCGTCGCCGCGATGCAGGTCGCGGCCTGCACCTACTGGGCGGCGGTGACCGGCGACCCGCTCTACTACGTGACCAGCTGGCTCCACCGCCAGACCGCGCTCGAGACCGTGCCGGCGATGCGGCCGTTCCCGCACA from Myxococcales bacterium encodes the following:
- the rfbB gene encoding dTDP-glucose 4,6-dehydratase — encoded protein: MLQRVLVTGGAGFIGSNFVRHLLAARPAVTIVDLDALTYAGSRENLRDLPDPARHALVHGDITDRPLVDRLLAEHGFDTIVHFAAESHVDRSITGPGAFVHTNVVGTFTLLEAARAAWRDRDPTVVRFHHVSTDEVYGSLAPDAAPVAEGAAYAPRSPYAASKAASDHLVRAYATTYGLPVTISNCSNNYGPYQFPEKLVPLMIANALAGKPLPVYGDGQQVRDWLHVEDHCAAIVAIVERGRPGATYHVGGGNQPTNLALVHALCDLLDARFPGSPHVPHRQLITHVADRPGHDRRYDLACGLIERELGWRPRHDLATGLAATVAWYADAGPWLAAIRDRDDFRRWLTLNYGARDAGGTP
- a CDS encoding glycosyltransferase family 39 protein encodes the protein MLDRRTALAITAALVVGLALRLHGWVGTIAADDLTHTWAAAHVWDQPIEPDMPLPMGYDVNGRRVGVNLPLAVGAAIGGPTERSFAAVTLVESLVGLLLCAAWAGALGGRRAAALAAWLAAVAPIEVWNSTLILQDVLFAAGLAAAMAGLAWGARTGRARWWFVAGLGFGYLQYVKESAAILVAALVVVGAVRSVRARRLDRGTLWLLAGVAAMQVAACTYWAAVTGDPLYYVTSWLHRQTALETVPAMRPFPHNLLRIGLYVGYHQVFGVGLLVAGFFGVRWLRRGDAPARVRQDVALIAALQLALLIHILRWGAWTQRYMMQLSPLLISVGAVGLVAAWGELAPRRRQLRYAVVVAATALGLVTGIPQHGRFRADALRATSAALAAPELAGLPVYVVRGSRPARFSDRALALLDGYRHDRFHAVADPSAVTRGLVVYSFLDGHPAPPATPPGRRVFATATQGGRRWVEVYAVGVP